One window of the Lepisosteus oculatus isolate fLepOcu1 chromosome 24, fLepOcu1.hap2, whole genome shotgun sequence genome contains the following:
- the psmd5 gene encoding 26S proteasome non-ATPase regulatory subunit 5 → MATSIEGLLSELSGLDEPLEELRNLKTAVLAIPLNILGETVNGLRLEVIFSLLNTNDREQIELCGAILSRILQALDPVILAQNLKTELQCGLNHPDDLVKILAMTQIGRIVEHPEAVTEILNSQELVKQIINCIGGEKISVAKEAIKALSKMAQTKAGLDALFMGNLLKYLKDVMATSDVVRYRVYELVVEISSVSPVSLGYCANSSFISQLIGELTGDDILVRATAIEMVTTLAQSQHGRQYLAQQGIVDKISNMITGAESDPFSGFYLPGLVKFFGNLAIMDSPQQICECYPAFLKKVFEMAVGQDPTMIGVALDTLGILGSNIEGKQVLQKTGEKFQDVLKRMSNVARNATTELRVRSLEAIALLLTLPAEQQTEDLLGLTESWFNSLSSQPMEMLKSISTQPFPELHCSALKIFTGMASQPWGQKKMIDTPGFVEFIVDRSTGPDKESKDAKYELVKALVDSKTTAEIFGNQHYLRLRTYMREGPYYVTAVSSVTVEGAE, encoded by the exons ATGGCGACTTCCATAGAGGGATTGTTGTCAGAGCTTTCGGGGCTAGATGAGCCTCTTGAAGaattaagaaatttaaaaacGGCTGTATTAGCAATACCTTTAAACATACTAGGGGAGACCGTGAATGGCTTACGATTAGAAGTTATTTTTTCACTCCTCAACACTAATGACAG AGAACAGATTGAGCTTTGTGGGGCCATCCTCAGCCGGATCCTGCAGGCCCTAGACCCCGTTATCCTGGCTCAGAACTTAAAAACCGAACTTCAGTGCGGGTTAAATCACCCAGATGACCTGGTTAAAATACTGGCGATGACACAA ATTGGAAGAATTGTTGAACATCCAGAGGCTGTAACTGAAATTCTCAATAGCCAAGAGCTTGTCAAACAGATCATTAATTGTATTGGAGGAGAAAAAATATCTGTTGCTAAAGAG GCTATAAAAGCACTTTCCAAAATGGCTCAGACAAAGGCAGGACTGGATGCTTTATTTATGGGCAACTTGCTGAAATACTTAAAAGATGTGATGGCCACAAGTGATGTGGTGCGATACAGAGTTTATGAG CTTGTGGTTGAAATATCATCCGTCTCCCCGGTCTCTCTGGGCTACTGTGCAAACAGTAGCTTTATTTCCCAGCTGATAGGAGAATTAACAGGCGATGACATTCTGGTCAG ggCTACAGCAATTGAGATGGTAACAACACTAGCCCAGAGTCAGCATGGAAGACAGTACCTTGCACAGCAAGGAATTGTGGATAAAATCTCAAACATGATCACTGGAGCAGAATCAGACCCTTTCTCCGGGTTCTACTTACCAG gtctGGTGAAGTTTTTTGGAAACTTGGCAATCATGGACAGTCCCCAGCAAATCTGTGAGTGCTACCCTGCCTttctaaaaaaagtatttgaaatGGCAGTGGGACAGGACCCTACAATGATTGGGGTGGCACTGGACACCCTTGGAATCCTGGGCTCAAATATAGAAGGAAAACAAGTTCTACAAAAAACAG gtgAAAAATTTCAggatgttttgaaaagaatgaGTAATGTGGCAAGAAATGCAACGACAGAGCTGCGTGTTCGCAGTTTGGAGGCAATAGCTTTACTCCTCACGTTACCG gcaGAACAGCAGACAGAGGATCTTCTAGGACTGACAGAATCCTGGTTCAATTCCCTCTCCAGCCAGCCCATGGAAATGCTCAAGAGCATCAGTACTCAGCCATTTCCAGAACTCCATTGCAGTGCCTTGAAGATCTTCACT gggATGGCTTCCCAGCCATGGGGTCAGAAGAAGATGATTGACACTCCAGGTTTTGTGGAGTTTATTGTAGACCGTTCTACTGGTCCCGATAAAGAGTCAAAAGATGCCAAATACGAACTTGTGAAAGCACTTGTAGATtcaaaaactacagcagaaatCTTTGGAAACCAACATTATCTGCGTCTCCGGACTTACATGCGTGAAGGACCGTATTATGTGACAGCAGTCTCGTCTGTAACAGTGGAAGGTGCAGAATAA